Proteins found in one Plasmodium gaboni strain SY75 chromosome 13, whole genome shotgun sequence genomic segment:
- a CDS encoding putative vacuolar protein sorting-associated protein 52, translating to NNYNNNNYSCDVLINILKNIENKLYKYTNEVLEYFNGHDKETLNINNKINNCKDAHIFIDNILMKNHDDIKHICNDINNIETITQNINYKLKNRKIILELLNTYIKIVIITPQLIEDITSGDINQEYIQNIHILTKKIENCKHCLYDIYPSIKYSYIELEKLKIKSVDRIYFFFLEKINHIKNKNIHIYIIQQNLMKFLELNTFLFNNNKHVYNSLLKEYINVMNKKYFNLFKKYINNLEKKNIKNNXXXXXXXXXXXXXXXXXXXXXXXXXXXXXXXXXXXXXXXXXXXXXXXXXXXXXXXXXXXXXXXXXXXXXXXXXXXXXXXXXXXXXXXXXXXXXXXXXXXXXXXXXXXXXXXXXXXXXDINNNSSSSSNNNNDSIIINNYNNNYSYIHHNNNRTSDEETFEENINTEYPVFLISDTDNLMYPFEEIYKSINKLFFDTGSLEYYFILNFFKDYESPDMLFLEIYSKTISLCFDFIYYYTIETYDVISLFCIYIMNLYYSYIIYRRNIITLYMYIQKIQTFLWNKIYYIVQENLHSLNKKKIDQKKYIPLNSDGKTNIYPLEHYQNKTCHINNSIIENFDNSTNQENNNNNNKKKNKNGDNSDNQHNSDDSPYYHHINNYCINNSDASLTNNMSINKSQPNKKTHLVNIKQNDINNKNLNTHVNIQEETKHAPNLSTDIKTQEVHSVTKKFTNFYSSVIILSKLCFDIDTYYKEKIDRQKINLEHEEKNLKENKNHHHTNVVDQIDKVEMETKNYNEEKECNLLDEQSDENKLCTAQFKRHIIKNCYDKNVNDVKGNESKEKNKNDPNMNNMNSVNSVNSVNSVNSVNNVNNVNNVNNMNNLNIEKNKHSNCDDESDKIHNNNNNNDDNLFYNNIYSHTNENTNLKKKYDKNVCMKEKCKNPPEGTNNRNIFDKNNYFLKYKKINNLISSLEGAYINTLISLNDEILCPKEKLLFYINNYYYVIYILKQNKLEEKISTFEKLLKKEITTYIEYELNIYIKDIILFVNKHEHIINTIKEDTYKNYNNNNHNLDDDNYYLSHIDINSMENIAIEFTTKWKLLFKNIRHNIINSFINIDNAFNILKLLNTNILLYFTRFYQLTKKIFSNTQPPPYIQNLPSVDVIMIQIKKYTKNVSN from the coding sequence ataataattataataataataattatagttgtgatgtattaataaatattttaaaaaatatagaaaataaattatataaatataccAATGAAGTTTtagaatattttaatgGACATGATAAAGAAACcttaaatataaacaataaaataaataattgtaaggatgcacatatatttattgataatatattaatgaaaaatcatgatgatataaaacatatatgtaatgatattaataatattgaaacAATTACACagaatataaattataagTTAAAAAATCGTAAAATAATTTTAGAACtattaaatacatatattaaaatagTTATTATTACACCACAATTAATTGAAGATATTACATCTGGAGATATAAATCAAgaatatattcaaaatatacatatattaactaaaaaaattgaaaattGTAAACATTGcttatatgatatatatcCAAGTATTAAATACTCATATATAGaattagaaaaattaaaaataaaatcagTAGATCgtatttatttcttttttcttgaaaaaataaatcatattaaaaataaaaatattcatatttatattatacaaCAAAATTTAATGAAATTTTTAGAATTAAAtacttttctttttaataacaataaaCATGTTTATAATAGTCTTTTgaaagaatatattaatgttatgaataaaaaatatttcaacttatttaaaaaatatataaacaatctagaaaaaaaaaatattaaaaataatNNNNNNNNNNNNNNNNNNNNNNNNNNNNNNNNNNNNNNNNNNNNNNNNNNNNNNNNNNNNNNNNNNNNNNNNNNNNNNNNNNNNNNNNNNNNNNNNNNNNNNNNNNNNNNNNNNNNNNNNNNNNNNNNNNNNNNNNNNNNNNNNNNNNNNNNNNNNNNNNNNNNNNNNNNNNNNNNNNNNNNNNNNNNNNNNNNNNNNNNNNNNNNNNNNNNNNNNNNNNNNNNNNNNNNNNNNNNNNNNNNNNNNNNNNNNNNNNNNNNNNNNNNNNNNNNNNNNNNNNNNNNNNNNNNNNNNNNNNNNNNNNNNNNNNNNNNNNNNNNNNNNNNNNNNNNNNNNNNNNNNNNNNNNNNtgatattaataataatagtagtagtagtagtaataataataatgatagtattattattaataattataataataattatagttatattcatcataataataatagaaCAAGTGATGAAGAAACTTTTGAAgagaatataaatacagAATATCCAgtatttttaatttcagATACAGATAATTTAATGTATCCATTTGAAGAAATATACAAatcaataaataaattattttttgacACGGGGTCTTtagaatattattttatattgaatttttttaaagattATGAATCACCTGATATGTTATTCTTAGAGATATATTCAAAGACTATATCACTTTGTTTCgattttatttattattacacAATAGAAACATATGATgttatatctttattttgtatatatatcatGAATCTctattattcatatattatatatagaagaaatattataacactttatatgtatattcaaaaaattcaaacatttttatggaacaaaatatattatattgttcAAGAAAATCTTCattcattaaataaaaaaaaaatagatcAGAAAAAATACATACCATTAAATTCTGATGGTAAgacaaatatatatccGCTTGAGcattatcaaaataaaacatgtcatataaataattcgataattgaaaattttgataattCTACAAAtcaagaaaataataataataataataagaagaagaataaaaatggaGATAATAGTGATAACCAACATAATAGTGATGATAGTCcttattatcatcatattaataattattgtATCAATAATTCAGACGCGTCACttacaaataatatgtCCATAAATAAATCACAACCAAATAAAAAAACCCATCTTGTGAAtattaaacaaaatgatataaataataaaaatttaaatacCCATGTAAATATTCAAGAAGAAACAAAACATGCACCTAACCTTTCAACTGATATTAAAACACAAGAAGTACATAGTGTTACcaaaaaatttacaaaCTTTTATTCTTCAgtaattatattatctaaaTTATGTTTTGATATAGATACTTActataaagaaaaaatagatagacaaaaaattaatttgGAACATGAAGAGAAAAATCTcaaagaaaataaaaatcatCATCACACCAATGTGGTAGATCAAATTGACAAAGTAGAGATggaaacaaaaaattacaaTGAAGAGAAAGAATGTAATTTGTTGGATGAACAATctgatgaaaataaattatgCACTGCACAATTTAAAAgacatataataaaaaattgttatgataaaaatgtaaatgaTGTAAAAGGTAATGAGAgcaaagaaaaaaataaaaacgacccgaatatgaataatatgaatagtGTGAATAGTGTGAATAGTGTGAATAGTGTGAATAGTGTGAATAATGTGAATAATGTGAATAAtgtgaataatatgaataatttaaatattgaaaaaaataaacatagTAATTGTGATGATGAGAGTGATAaaattcataataataataataataatgatgataatcttttttataataatatttattcacATACAAATGAGAATActaatttaaaaaaaaaatatgataagAATGTATGTATGAAAGAGAAATGTAAAAATCCTCCAGAAGGAACaaataatagaaatatatttgataaaaataattattttttaaaatataaaaaaattaataatttaatatcAAGTTTAGAAGGAGcttatataaatacattaaTAAGTTTAAATGATGAAATTTTATGTccaaaagaaaaattattattttatattaataactattattatgttatttatatattaaaacaaaataaattagAAGAGAAAATATCTACGtttgaaaaattattgaaaaaagaaataacaacttatatagaatatgaattaaatatatatataaaagatatcATCTTATTTGTAAACAAACATgaacatattattaatacaataaaagaagatacatataaaaaCTACAATAACAACAATCATAATTTGgatgatgataattattatttatcaCATATTGATATTAATTCTATGGAAAATATAGCTATTGAATTTACAACAAAATggaaatt